The segment GCTGGGAGAAACTTTCCACAGAAAAGATGAACAACAGTTTAGAAAGCTGCCCATTTGAGGAGCTTTTGAAGCCGACTGCTGGATTTCTAGATTTCAGTGTGTGGCTTGAAAAGAcgggagggaaggaggatggggctGAGACGAGGGATGGGAGAGATCCTAGAAGAGGGAATGCTGCAAGACACAGGAGGAgtagggagagcagggaggggtgTGAGGGAGGCACTAAGGGACTGCCACCTCTTCTAACTCTTGAGGGACTTTGGCTCCCCCAGCTAACCGGGAGACGGCGTTTGTGCATGCTATCAGTTCTGCTGGAGTTATGTACACCCTGACTAGAAACTGCAGCCTTGGAGACTTTGACAACTGTGGCTGTGATGACTCCCGAAATGGACAGCTGGGTGAgtagaaatgggggggggggaccgAGGGGCACAGTCAGGCTGGGAAATTCATTTGCACAACGAAAAGCATTGTGGGAACTTGGAGGAATAAAAATGTCTTCTGTGAGGGGAATAGTGCTGAAGGAGAGTGAGCCAGGTCCGGCCCACACACTACCGTGACAACGCTGCCCTGTTAATGGAACTGTGTGCAGACTTGATCATCTGTTCCTCCCAGGGGACTTCCTTTCCCGTTGCTTTATACTCTGTTGACCCCCACCCCATGCTTTTCCACCACCTTGCCCATACTCTGTGCCCTGTCACTCGATCTCTGACTTCGTTCGGGTGCTCCACATTACTTCAGTTAGGTTCCTCGTCCTCTCTCAAAGGTGAACTCTGTCCCCTTCCAGACTTCAAACGCCCACCTGCCAGACACGTGCAGTCTCCAAGAGGAGCACAAGGGCGGAATCCATGTGACAACTAGTTATGTCATGAAGGCCTGAGCAAGGGATTGGCTCAGACTGAAAGAGGGCAGACAAGGTGGCAAAAAACAAGATTGAAACCAATCCAGAAACAGCTCACCCAACTATaacccttccccacccctcaaCCCCACATCATCCAATTAGAAATGTGAGCTCAGGAAATTTTGGGCTCAATGACTTTTCCTGCTCCCGCCTTTTCAGGAGGCCAAGGCTGGCTCTGGGGAGGCTGCAGTGACAACGTGGGCTTCGGAGAGGCAATTTCCAAGCAGTTTGTGGACGCCCTAGAGACAGGACAGGATGCCCGGGCAGCCATGAATCTGCACAACAACGAGGCTGGCCGCAAGGTGAGTCCTGCAACCCACTAGCACTAGGCAGCTGGCTCCATCCACCACCAGCTCCAACGTTTCAGTTCTTCCACAGGCTTTACTCAATTCTCTGGCCACACACTAGCTAGGCGCCTTGCAACTCCGCCAGCCCAGGGCCACTTACGTGCTGCTCTCTCCCCCAGGCGGTCAAGGGCACCATGAAACGCACGTGTAAGTGCCACGGCGTGTCGGGCAGTTGCACCACACAGACCTGCTGGTTGCAGTTGCCAGAGTTCCGGGAGGTAGGCGCGCATCTGAAGGAGAAGTATCACGCAGCGCTCAAGGTGGACCTGCTGCAGGGTGCGGGCAACAGCGCGGCTGGCCGCGGCGCCATCGCCGACACCTTCCGTTCCATCTCTACACGCGAGCTGGTGCATCTGGAGGACTCCCCGGACTACTGCCTGGAGAACAAGACCCTGGGGCTGCTGGGCACCGAGGGCCGAGAGTGTCTGCGGCGCGGGCGCGCCCTGGGCCGCTGGGAGCGCCGCAGCTGCCGCCGGCTGTGCGGGGACTGCGGGTTGGCGGTGGAGGAGCGCCGCGCCGAGACAGTGTCCAGCTGCAACTGCAAGTTTCACTGGTGCTGCGCAGTCCGCTGCGAGCAGTGTCGCCGGCGGGTCACCAAGTACTTCTGCAGCCGTGCGGAGCGGCCGCCGAGAGGCGCTGCGCACAAACCTGGGAAGAACCCCTAAGGGTATCTatccctcctgcctccatccctgTTCATCCCGAGCTTGGTTTAGAGACCCCGGAAATAGAGAACCCAGAATGGGGGACTCAAACTCCCCAGCCCAGAGATACTGACAGGGGGAGGCCACAGTCTCCCTACCGAGTGACACTTTCCGGATTCATTCGCATGGTCTTTGTAACCCATTCGTAGGTCTCAAAACTGTTATAAAATTCTGCAAGTTTTTCCTGAGAAAAGGACGAAAACAGACGAGTCTCCTCACCCCACCCTACCCTACTTTAGACTCCAGTAGTCATAATGCTGGACCTAGCTTATCAGGGCTAGAA is part of the Rattus norvegicus strain BN/NHsdMcwi chromosome 1, GRCr8, whole genome shotgun sequence genome and harbors:
- the Wnt8b gene encoding protein Wnt-8b precursor, encoding MFLMKPVCVLLVTCVLHRSHAWSVNNFLMTGPKAYLVYSSSVAAGAQSGIEECKYQFAWDRWNCPERALQLSSHGGLRSANRETAFVHAISSAGVMYTLTRNCSLGDFDNCGCDDSRNGQLGGQGWLWGGCSDNVGFGEAISKQFVDALETGQDARAAMNLHNNEAGRKAVKGTMKRTCKCHGVSGSCTTQTCWLQLPEFREVGAHLKEKYHAALKVDLLQGAGNSAAGRGAIADTFRSISTRELVHLEDSPDYCLENKTLGLLGTEGRECLRRGRALGRWERRSCRRLCGDCGLAVEERRAETVSSCNCKFHWCCAVRCEQCRRRVTKYFCSRAERPPRGAAHKPGKNP